The Leptospira paudalimensis region TTTAATGATTATATCATCACCTATTTAAATCAAAATTCAATAAATCCAAAAAATCTAATCTTTGAAATTACTGAAGATATCTTTATAGATGAAATTGAAACCATCCAAAGTATAGTTTCTAACCTCAGGTCAAATGGAATCTCGGTTTCGTTAGATGATTTTGGTAAAGGATATTCATCACTACACTATATGCAAAAAATTCAATTTGATGAATTAAAAATCGATAAATCATTTTTAGATGAAATTGCTACATCCGATCGTAATTTTTTACTTTTGGAATCAATATGCCATTTGGCTGATTCTTTAGGATTAAAAACTATTGCAGAGGGAATTGAAAGAGAAGAACAAATCCTATCTTTAAAAAAAACATCCTGTCATATCGTCCAAGGTTATCTTTACTCAAAACCAAAAATCTTATTTGAATGAAATCCAATTGCATTACAAAACTTATCGATGAATTTATCGATTTCATTCCAACACTTTACTAGTTGCATATTAATTCAATCAGTGTTACTTTATCCTTATGGGACATGGACACAATCATTCCAATCACAACCATTCACATACTGACATCTCTTCCTCTTCTAAAAACTTAGCTTGGGCTTTTTTCTTAAATTTATTCTTTTCCTTATTTGAATTGGTTGGAGGAGTTTATTCCAATAGCATCGCTATTATATCAGATGCGTTTCATGATTTTGGCGATGCTCTTTCACTTGCATTTGTTTGGTACTTACAAAAGGTTTCAACAAGACCAAATGATCTTCATTTTGATTATGGATACAGGCGTTTTTCGATATTAGGTGCTTTATTTATATCTGTATTGTTAACTGTTGGATCCATCTTTATGATCATTGAATCCATCAAACGATTTATTTCCCCTGCGGAATCAAAAGCTGAAGCCATGTTTGTCCTCGCAATTGTTGGTGTTGTTGTGAATGGAATTGCGATGGTACGTTTAAATCGTGGATCTAGTTTTTCCGAAAAAGCCGTTTTTTTGCACTTCCTCGAAGATATTTTGGGTTGGGTTGCTGTACTCATTGGTAGTATTTTTATGTATTTTTGGAATTTACCTTGGTTTGACCCTTTGATGTCTCTTGGAATTGCAGTTTGGATTTTATTCAATGCTTATCGGAATACAAAACAAGTCATGCGTGTATTTCTGCAAGGAGTGCCTATCTCACTCAATCGATCCGAACTCATTGCACATTGGGAAAATATCAAGGGAGTCAAATCAGTTCACGATATTAAAATTTGGAGTTTAGATGGAAACCATCATGTTGCATCCCTTCATGTTTTGATGGACAAAAAAATAAACTTAAGTGAGTTTCAACTCTTAAAAGAAGAAATCAGAAAAGTTGCTTCTGAGTTTGAAATCATCCATACGACAATCGAACTTGAAACTGACGCAGAACAATGCAAACTCCAACCTAATTAAACTCAGTTTAGCTTCATAGGTTGGAATGAATCCATCGATTGTATCCTTTTAATCCACATGCGAATATTTGGATAACTTGTTAAGTCGAAACCTCCTTGATGAGCAACATGGGTATAAGCAAATAAACTAATATCAGCAATTGTAAAAATGTCTCCAACTAAAAACGGAGTTTTTTGTAGTTGGAGTTCCATTACTTTTAATGCTTTGTGTCCTCCAACTTGTTTGGATTCATATTCCAAACGTCTCTCTTCAGGTATTCCTAAATAATGTTGTATATACCGAGCTACAGCGATATAAGGTTCGTGACTGTATTGTTCAAAGAACTGCCATTCTAATACCTTTGCCTTTAAAAAAGGATCTTTTGGTAATAAATGACTCCCTTCTGCTAGAAAATGTAATATCGCATTCGATTCTGAAATGACCCTCGCATCATCTAACACGAATATGGGAATTTTTCCGTTCGGGTTTAATTGCAAAAAGGCTTCTGTTTGTGTTTCTCCCTTTTTAATATTTAAATCAACCCATTCATATGGAATGTTGAGGAAAGAAGTTAGTAACTGAATTTTGTAACAATTACCTGATTGGTGATCACCGTAAACTTTCATTCTGACTCCTAAATAATTCGGGTAAAAAATTTTGGAACTGTCCCACTTCTTCAATATTATGTTTGATCCAATATTGACCATGTTTTCGATCAAAGAATAAAAATTCAAATACAGGTCTCAGAATTCGAAAGGATATTCCCTTCCATCCAACAATCAAACAGTTTTCATAGAGTGTTCCATCCTTCGTTTCTTGGAATTGATATTCCATTCGGGCGATGGGAAGAATTCCATACAATTTAGGATTGTGGATAAATCCAGTTTCATCTAATTTTTCAATAGGACTGATGACATTCACTAAATATCGTTTTTGCCTTCCTAAGTATTCCACAATCCGTAACACCGCACCTGGCCCAATTTTACCCGATTCATTTGTTTTTTCATAACTGACATGAACATGATCTTCAGGATGCCAAACATGATATCGATCTAATACCTTACCTTGGTATTCCATTGTACCTTCCAAATGTTGGAACCACCAAACTAACATTCTTGGAAAAACACCTTTCAGGATATCATGTTTGATCCAATATTTGACCCTTCCATCTGCTAATATTTCCCGTCCCGATTCGGCTGATTCCATCGTCTTTGGATTCCATGTTATTCCACGATGAGGAGGTAACCCCAATTTTACAGATTTCATACCTGATTCCCCTTGGTATAGTGAATACTATACTTCTCTTCTTATAAGGTAAAGTAAACACTATACGAAAAATCAATCGAAAAAATTCAGGTTTGGAAAAAATGATGTAAAACGAGATCCATACTTAGAATGAAACTGACCTTAAAAATGCTACAAAGTGAATTTGCAGCGTATCAAAATCCACAATCTGAAAAAGAAAAAGAGATAGTAGATGCAGCAGAGGAAATTTTTGCCGAATTGGGATTTAGCGGTGCAACTACGGCAGAACTTGCTAAAAAAGCAGGTACTACAGAACGAACATTGTTCAAATACTTTCCGACTAAATTTGATTTATACAAACGTGTATTAGCTGGTCTTTTATTGTCGACTATTTTGCCAAATCATATGTCAGACTTAAAAGATAGAATCCAATCACAAAATCCGAATTTTAAGGAATGGTACATTTCAATCTTAAAAGCGAGGTTTGAATCAGTTGCAAAAGAACCTCAAAAATTAAAACTTTTACTCGGAGCCATACTCTTTTCCAAAGACTTTTCTGAAATATTTGGGCAATTATGGAAAACAAATTTATATGATACTTCGATTGAAGCTTATCAAAATTTTCAATTAAAAGGTGAGATCAAAAAGGATTTAGATCTCAATCAAATTGTCAGAGTATCTTTTAGTTTGGGAGCTAGTTTCATCATCACAAAGTTTATATTAGCACCTAAGTTTCCGATTGATGTGGATCGTGAAATCGAATCTATATTTTCAATTTTTTACGAAGGTATATCCAACAGAAAGGAACAGAAATGAAGTATCATTTCAAAAACAAAGATTCGTTTGCTTTTACTTTTCTTTCTTTGGCACAAACAAAATGACTTTTCCCTTTGTGAGTAAATGATTGGCAATTTTGTCAATTCCGGTTTCATTACCCAAATAAAAATCAACTCTTCCTTCTCCTTGGATGGCATTTCCTCGATCATGAACAAACACCAAATGATCGTTATATGTCTGTTGAATTGACTTAAAACTGATAAGCACTGGAAATCCAAGAGGGATTTGTTTATCCATCGCAACAGAACGTTCTGGAACAAGTCGGATCCCTCCACTTCCCAAAGGTCCGATCATTAGATCTGAAAGTTGTTTATTCGGTAGGTTCTCTTTTTCAAAGAAGATATACCTTGGATTTTTCCAAATGGCTTCGGAAACTTCTTTAGGATTTGTCTCCATACAAAATTTTAATTCATATGGTTTTAAACTTGGACAAACTCCTGTTAAATGAACAGCAGGACTCAAATAATCAAATCCATTGTCTGAGGCATAATTGATCCTAAATATTTCTTTTGTTTCTGTTTGGACAAGAGCAGATCCTTCCAATTGTGCTAAATGAAGGTCGGTTAACGTTAGATACACAATCGGTCGGGAAACGGTTTTCCAATGGGATTCTTCTTTCCAATACTCTCTAGGATAAAATTTGGAATGGGTCGCTTTGGAATTCTGTTTTGGTGGGACAAGAGCCGGGTACAAATAGTTCCCACTTGGTTTTGATCTCCCTTGGATTCGCACTTCATAATAACCAGTGATGAGTGGTGGTTCGGAATTGGGTTTCAATTCAACTTCTTTGAATTGTTTTCGAATCTCTTTCAGTAAATCTAAGTGTTTGTTTCCCTGTATTTGTTTTTGGATCTCTCTCAGTGGGAATAAAATATCATTGAGAGTAATGGTTTCCCCTTGGATTAAAAATTTTGTATCCATAGGGAGTTTTTGCAGGTATTGGATCGATTCTTGGATTGCTACTTGTAGGGCAATTGACTCTGACTTCTTATCTAGAATTTTATGATTTGGCTTTGTGGGTCTCGCAGGAAGAGTCCATAAAAACGGAACCAAATAAAGAGAGAATAGGCAAATGAGGAATCGTTTCATTCTGTCCATTGTTACAGGAATTGTTTCAACACGATGGAAAAAAGCGAGTCTAGTTTTATTGGCTAAAACCTGCAAAAATAGTCTTATGTCTCATAAGATATAGAGTGTCCAATCATTTTTACCAATTCCCCTTGACTTCCATGGGGGTACCAAAAACCTTTCAAAAGACCTCATATTTTTGCGATCATATATAGATAAATTAGGTGTTTCATGAAACGTACATTCCAACCGAGTAAAATTAAACGCGTGAGAACTCACGGATTCCGAGCCAGAATGGCTACCCCAGGCGGAAGAAATGTGATAGCGAACAGAAGAAGAAAAGGACGCGCTAAGTTGACTGTTTCCGACGAAAAAATCGGGAGAAAGTTCTAATTTAGGAGCTTCCTTCGGAGACCCTTCGCGACCAAACCAGGATCCAGGAACTCTTTCGTCAGAATCGAAAAATGGGCAGGCCTCCACTTCGTTGGCTTGTTCGGAAAAACGGCCTTCCTTTTGCCAGTTTTTTATTTTGCCCCGATAAAACTCACAAAACTGCCGTTCTTCGCAACCGTTCAAAACGAATCCTCAGGGAACTGGTTCGGAAATATAATTCTGTTCTTCCAGTAGGATACGATTGTGCCCTACTTGTTCAGGTTGGATTTGCGAAGTTATCTAAGGAAGACCGAGAGGTTTTATTCCTTTCGGCACTAAAACAATTCCCATGAATCGGCTGTTTTTGTTTCTCATTTTCCTCTACAAAAAACTGCTCTCTCCACTATTACCACCATCATGCCGATTCACTCCTAGCTGTTCTGAATACGCCAAACAAGCGTTTGAAACCTATCCATGGTACAAAGCGTTTGTTCTTAGCATCATTCGAATTTCTAAATGTCACCCTTATCATGAAGGTGGACATGATCCTTTACCGAAATCTTATAACAAGAGTTAAACTATGCAAAACGATACCAACAACAGACAAGGTCGCTTATTCCTCGCTTTATTTTTAAGTTTAGCAGTATGGATGGGAATCAATTATATCTTTTTTCCACCACAAACTCCGAAACCAAAAACAGTAACTGAAACTGCAAAAACAGAAGGTGCTGATAAAGAAAAAACAGCAACAACTGATCCAAAAGCAGAAATCAAAAAAGCCACAACGGAATCACCAAAACTAAAACCAGTCAAACCAGAAGAGGAAAAAACATTTTCTCTCAAAACTGATTCCTTCTTGGTTCGTTTCTCAAGTTTAGGTGGAAGGATCACAGAATACTATATCAAAGATCATAAAGAACCAGATGGTTCTGACTTTACGATCGCAAAAGATCCGAAATTCCAAATTGAATTTGATGGCCAAACTGAAAAAGCTGTAGAACTCACAAGAGGCCAAGGTTTTGACTTCAACATCATTGAAGACAAAGATACCATTCCTTATTCCGCATATAACCTTGTAAACTTTAGCTCAAATTATAATGCAGAAACAAGAACGGTTACATTCGAAGCACCATCGCTCGATGGTAAATTCACAATTCAGAAAAAATTCCAATTTTTCCCTTCTGAAAATTACTTTAAGTTCCATTTAACTTTAAAAAACAGAACTTCTGAGACCATTCACATTTCTCCAACTAAGTCCGATGTTTACTTTCGTTCCTTTAGTTCCCTTGGTCCCATCTTAAAGAAAAAAGAAGACTTCAATGACCGAGACAATGCACATTACTTCCGTTACTACTATTTAGATGGAAGTTTCAAAGACCATATCGATGGCACAACAACCCAAGGATTTTTTGACAATCTATTTGGTTCCAATGAAGGAAAAGACACTCGTTACGAAATCAAAAAAGGTTCTAACGACAAAGTGGACTTTGTGGGAACAGGAAGCCGTTATTTCATCGGGGTGATTGACCCTCTGGATGACAAACCAGCTGGTGTCCTTTTAGATAACCGAAAAGGAAATGAAACAGGTGTCCTTCTTGTGTATGACAACTGGAAACTAGGACCTGGCGAAGAAGTAAACTTAGATTATGCTGCTTATGTTGGTGTTCGTGAGCTCGATGGCACTGCCTTCCGAGACAGTAAACTCGATCCAAAAATCAACAAAGACTCTGTATTTGCAGGTCTTAGTGAATCACTTGATAAATCCTTTAACCAAGGGATTACAACACCACTTCGAAACGGAATTGTTTGGATCCTAAAAAAGATCTATTTAGTGATTCCGAATTACGGTTGGGCAATTGTTATCTTCGCAATTCTCTTTAAGTTAGCTTTTTATCCTCTGAACAAAAAACAAGCAGAGTCGATGAAAAAGATGCAAGAGTTATCTCCTCAAATCAAACTCATCAACGAAAAGTACGCGGATGATCCAAAACTCAAACAAGAAAAAACGATCGAACTTTATAAGAAAAACGGAACCAATCCAATGGCCGGTTGCCTTCCGATGCTCATCCAAATTCCGATCTTTATCGCTCTTTATACGGCATTCTCAGATACAGTAGACCTTTGGAATTCTCCTTTCCTTTGGATCAAAGATTTAAGTGAACCAGACACTGTATTTACGACTCCAAAATTAGCATTTATTGGGGCTCTTGCTATCAACATCCTTCCACTCATCATGGTAGCAACACAAGTTGTTCAGTCAAAAATGACAACTGTATCAACTGACCCTAATCAAAAGATGATGATGTATATGATGCCTGTCATCATGTTATACTTCTTCTGGTCAATGCCTGCAGGGGTTACCATGTATTGGACCATGCAAAACATTCTCTCCATCGCTCAGCAAGTATATACAAACAAGTTTGTTAAGTCGGACGACAAAAAACCAAATCCAAGCGGGCCAACACCTGCTAACAACGCTTCTGCGGTTGCAAGACCAGGTTTTAGAAACCAAAACAAAAAGAAGAAATGAAATCATTGTTTAACAAGGAAGATCACAGATGAATAATTACATTTTCGAAGCCGAAGGAAAAACGAAAGGGGAAGCAGAAGATTTTACTCTCGAAACCCTTCGTCTCCAAGCAGGCGATTTACGATTCGAAGTAGTTGATTCCGGAAAGTCCGGCTTTTTAGGAATCACACAAAAAAAACCAGCCGTTGTACGTGCGTTTGTTGCTAACAACGATATCCCTTCTGAAAAAATCATACACGGTGTGATCATCACCATTTTGAAAAAAATGGGAATCCCAGCAGAAGTCGTAGGAATGGGTGATGTAGACGGAAAAATTTATGTCGAACTCACAAGCAAAGAATCTGGACTCATCATCGGAAAACGTGGAGGCACATTAGATTCACTCCAATTCCTTCTCAACTTGATGGTTGATCCAAAAATCAGACACAACCGTAAAATTGTATTAGATATCGAATCTTATCGCGACAAACGCGAGTTATCTCTCATTCGATTGGCTAAATCTGTTGCTGCTTCTGTAATTAAATCAGGAAGATCGAAACTACTCGATCCAATGAATCCTTTTGAAAGAAGAATTGTTCATATGGCAATCCAAGAAGACGAAAGAGTCTTCACAAGATCAGAAGGTAACGGAACATTCAAACGAGTTCGAGTAATCTCTGCAAAAGAAAAACACAAATACAAAGATTTGGAAGATCCTTCTAAAAAAGGTCTACCAGTGGAAGACTTTGCTGATGGAGTAGACCAAGAAGATCTTGATTGATACCATTGCGGCATTGTCCACAGCCCAAGGTCCCGGAGCGATTGGTATCCTTCGGGTCTCGGGTTCTTTGGTTTTGCCCATCTCACTTTCTGTTTTAGAAAAAAACGGAACAGCCCTCACCGAAACATTTTTACAAAACCAAAAACGCACCGCCATTTTTTGTGACTTTGTCGAAAATGGAAACCCATTAGACCAAATTGTATTTTTTTATTTTCCAGCACCTAACTCCTACACTGGTGAAGATCTAGCAGAATTCCATCTCCATGGAAATCCAATTCTATTAAAACGTGCCCTACATGTCCTTTTTGATAAAGGAGCAAGACCTGCCTCGAAAGGTGAATTTACAAAACGCGCTTATTTAAATGGAAAAATCAATTTGTCTGGTGCCGAAGCCATTAGTCGACTGATTGAAGCAAGATCCAAATACGAATTGGAACTCGCACAAAAAAACGTATTTGGAGAAATCACAAAGTTAAGTTCGAAAATCAGAAGTGATTTGATTTCACTCAAAGCAGAATGTGAAGCAGAAATTGATTTTTCAACTGAAGACTTAACCTTTGAAAGTTTAGAACAAAGGAAAAACCGAATGGTGGATCTTAAAAATTTATGTTCTAAATTAATTAAAAATTCTGAACGAGCAGAATCTCTCATCTTACAATCGACAGTCGTATTATTTGGAGAACCGAATACTGGTAAGTCGAGTCTGATGAATTTACTCATCGGAAAAGATAGATCCATTATATCTGATGTACCCGGAACCACAAGAGATTATATCGCTGAAGAATTGAGTTTGGATGGAATCCCAATACGTTTAGTCGATACTGCCGGAATCAGAGAGACTACGGATAACATCGAAAAAATGGGTATCGAAAGGAGTAAACGTGAAGCAGACAGTGCCAATGTGAAATTACTTTTGATCGATACTTCTGTCCCATTTGAAATCAATTCATTTCTAAACAAACATAAAGATCGTTTATTTGAATCAATTCTTGTTGCCAATAAGGTTGATGCAAAACATCCAACCTGGAATTTAAAAAATCTAGAAAACATCCAAAAAGAATACAACCTAACCATCTCTGAAATCTCCTGCAAAACAAAACAAGGAATTTCCGAATTGCTGAATTTATTAAAATTAAAACTTACCTCACAAGAGAATACGGAAGATTTAGTTTTGTTAGAAGACCGGCAAAGGTATCACATTCAAAAAATTGAATCTTGTTTATCCGAATCCATCCAACTCATAGAAAACAATGCTCCTGCTGAAATCTATATCCAAGAAATCAATGTGGCTTTGTTAGAAATTGGTCAAGTGAATGGTGTTGTTGAAAATGAGGAAATTCTAGGGCGAATTTTTAGCAAATTTTGTGTCGGAAAATAATTCCGTGAAGATTTAAAATTTAATCTTGTATAATCATCGAATTAGTATCTAATTGGTCGCACATTCGATACGAGGTAAAAAATGAAAAAATTTCTTGTGATTCTCACTCTTTTCTCTTTCAGCAGTTTTGGTTTGTTTGCTCAAACAGAGGCAGACGAAGAGCCTACCATGCAAACAGAAGAGGCTTCTGAAACCGTTAAACCTAAGAAAGATAAAATGAACAATAAAGACGGTGAGAAAAAAGAAAAAAAGAATAACAAAAAAGGCGAGAAAAAGGCTAAAAAAGCTAAGAAAGCCAAAAAAGAGAAAAAAGAAAAAAAGGACGCTGAGTAATCCTTTCTCTCTTAATCTCCAAAAACCCCTGGAAACAGGGGTTTTTTTATTCCGTTTCGATTTGATACGAACCATGCATTACAAAAACCTAATCCTTACCACATTCTTATTCTTTACACTCTTTCAATGTAACTCCACTCCCGAAAAAAATCAGGATCTGAAACTCCCTAATGATGTTACCTTTTCAATCAAACTAACATCAATTCCACAAGAGTTAATAGGAGAAACCGTATCGTTATCATTCCAATTCTATCATTGCCCTGATACTACATCTAAGGAATGTTATGTTCCTATCTTTGAAAATAAACTTGAAATTGGAAAAATCAAATCAAATGTAACTGCAGGAAAAACAAGTTTCACTTTACCGAAGGATTGGACACATTTTGCAATCCGAATGATTGGAATCGAAAAAGTTCATGGGAAATTTTCACCAGGCCATAATCCATTTTGGTATTCACCCGCAGACATTGCCAAATTAGGTCCTAACATCACAAAAGAATTTCGATTTCTGTCGCAAGAGAACAAAATCCCAAACAGAATCCAAGAAGAAATTGCTAAAAAATTTTCTCCCATCCTTGTTTTCCATAAAGATAAGAAATACCTTCCGTCTAACATCGAAAAGTATTCCAAGTTCTTTGCTAAAAAAGAATACCCATTACCAGAAAAGGATATCCGCAGGAAAACCAAAGGGCAAACCACTTGGAACTACGTAGATTTTCCAGATTTTATACCAATCGAAAATCCAACCCATTTGTATTATCATGTTCGTTATGCACAATCGACTGTGTCTGGAACACAATCGGAAGCTTTACCTGGATTTCGAGATGATTTGAATTATTGGTACGAAGTTGGAAATGGGGATATGGTAATTTCCTATTGGATTTGGTATGATTGGAATGAAGGTCCTACTAAATTTGGAAACATCCACCAAGGGGACTTGGAATCCTACGCCTTACTCATTTCAAAAGAAGGAAAAGCAAAACGCATTTTACTCACAGGACACGATCATATTTTACTCGATACAGATTTTCGAAATATCAATTCCATAAAAAATCATCCTATCCTGTATGTCGCAAAAGGGAATATGGGAGCTGATGGTGGAAACCCAACTTCAGCTTACGGTGGCTATACGGTAAAACTCAATGCTGGGAATTTTTTATTCAATTATATTTCAGATCCTTGGGACGTGTTTCCAACCTTTGACCCAAAGGAATCAATTCTTGTGATTCCAGCAGATCTTTCCGAAAAAGAGTTAACATCTGTTAAAATTGGACCTGGAACACAAAAACCAAATCCAAATCAAATGGAAAAATCTTCTACTGTCTTCGTAGATGCGCGGGTGATGGTAAAACAAAGAATCCAGAAACTTGTGATGTGGGAAGAACCAGGATGGGTGAACCAAAAAGCATTCCAAGACCCAGACGGCCACCATACAGTTGATCCATCTGTAGCTTCGTTTTTTCAATTCCAAGGAAGGCTTGGCAAACACCCAAGGACTGTCTTAAAAATTGCGGAACTTAAACAATACGGTGCCTCACCGGAGAATGCACCCTTCAAAACCAATATCGAACAACATTTTACATTTGAACGACCCAGAATGGAACGAAACCATACAGACCGAGAAGGAAATTATGGTCCTAAATTTTATGGAGATGATTCCACTCCTCAAAAATGATCAATCTTGAATAATATAATTTAACTTGTTTTCATTCCATTGGATTCAAGTTAAATCAAATCCACTAACTTTGCTTTGGCGAGTTCTTCTGGTTTGAAAGGTTTTTCTATTTGGATGTATTGGATCATTTCTTTTCTCAAGGGATAAGTATCTCCTAAGATGGCTTTTTGGATCACAAAGTCTTTCCATGTTTTGAGACAATGCCCAAATTTTTCTCTGTCAAGTAACCTTGTAATTGATTCCTCATTTTCACCCCATACAAACGGATTTGCACCCGCATACAGAAGTTCCTTCAATGATTCTACTCCATCACAAGAAGCAGATAAAAACAAAGCTGTGTTTCCAAATTGGTCCTTTGTTTCTAAATTGAGACTATCATCCTCCAAAAGGATGGCACAAACTTCATCCAGATTCCGTTCAGAGGCTAAATGCAGCGCATTTTTCCCTTCTTGATCAATATCTTCTTTCACTTCAGGAAAGGTTTTTAACAGATACAATACGATCTCAAATCGATTTTCTACCACTGCTTCTAAAAAAATAGAACGTCCGGCTTCATTCCGCAAGGACATCACTTCCTCAGTGATCCACGGATGGATGGACTCCCAAAGAGTTTCCATGGATTCCAACACAGCGATATGAAAGATAGTATTCCCTTCTTTGTCTCGTGTGAGAAGGTTAGGTGAGTTTTTCCATAATGGTGAAGTTGAGATTAGTGCCTCTAAAAATTGGGTGCGGTTTTGGCTGACAACATCGAAGATCACATTACCAGGTGTTCGGTATGGTGAATTGGGGTCTGCTCCCTTTGTGATTGCATGTTGGAACAATTCAACGTTGTCTACTTTCAACATCCAAGTTAAAGCATTGGTTCCGTAAGAATCTAGTTCATTCGGATCAGCTCCTTCTTTTAGAAGTAAATCCCAATCTTCTATTGTACCTGACTTTGCAACATCAATGACACTCATTCCTGTAACGATAAAAGTTACTTAACTCTTGTCGATTT contains the following coding sequences:
- a CDS encoding cation diffusion facilitator family transporter, whose protein sequence is MGHGHNHSNHNHSHTDISSSSKNLAWAFFLNLFFSLFELVGGVYSNSIAIISDAFHDFGDALSLAFVWYLQKVSTRPNDLHFDYGYRRFSILGALFISVLLTVGSIFMIIESIKRFISPAESKAEAMFVLAIVGVVVNGIAMVRLNRGSSFSEKAVFLHFLEDILGWVAVLIGSIFMYFWNLPWFDPLMSLGIAVWILFNAYRNTKQVMRVFLQGVPISLNRSELIAHWENIKGVKSVHDIKIWSLDGNHHVASLHVLMDKKINLSEFQLLKEEIRKVASEFEIIHTTIELETDAEQCKLQPN
- the jag gene encoding RNA-binding cell elongation regulator Jag/EloR encodes the protein MNNYIFEAEGKTKGEAEDFTLETLRLQAGDLRFEVVDSGKSGFLGITQKKPAVVRAFVANNDIPSEKIIHGVIITILKKMGIPAEVVGMGDVDGKIYVELTSKESGLIIGKRGGTLDSLQFLLNLMVDPKIRHNRKIVLDIESYRDKRELSLIRLAKSVAASVIKSGRSKLLDPMNPFERRIVHMAIQEDERVFTRSEGNGTFKRVRVISAKEKHKYKDLEDPSKKGLPVEDFADGVDQEDLD
- the yidC gene encoding membrane protein insertase YidC is translated as MQNDTNNRQGRLFLALFLSLAVWMGINYIFFPPQTPKPKTVTETAKTEGADKEKTATTDPKAEIKKATTESPKLKPVKPEEEKTFSLKTDSFLVRFSSLGGRITEYYIKDHKEPDGSDFTIAKDPKFQIEFDGQTEKAVELTRGQGFDFNIIEDKDTIPYSAYNLVNFSSNYNAETRTVTFEAPSLDGKFTIQKKFQFFPSENYFKFHLTLKNRTSETIHISPTKSDVYFRSFSSLGPILKKKEDFNDRDNAHYFRYYYLDGSFKDHIDGTTTQGFFDNLFGSNEGKDTRYEIKKGSNDKVDFVGTGSRYFIGVIDPLDDKPAGVLLDNRKGNETGVLLVYDNWKLGPGEEVNLDYAAYVGVRELDGTAFRDSKLDPKINKDSVFAGLSESLDKSFNQGITTPLRNGIVWILKKIYLVIPNYGWAIVIFAILFKLAFYPLNKKQAESMKKMQELSPQIKLINEKYADDPKLKQEKTIELYKKNGTNPMAGCLPMLIQIPIFIALYTAFSDTVDLWNSPFLWIKDLSEPDTVFTTPKLAFIGALAINILPLIMVATQVVQSKMTTVSTDPNQKMMMYMMPVIMLYFFWSMPAGVTMYWTMQNILSIAQQVYTNKFVKSDDKKPNPSGPTPANNASAVARPGFRNQNKKKK
- a CDS encoding DAPG hydrolase family protein, encoding MKSVKLGLPPHRGITWNPKTMESAESGREILADGRVKYWIKHDILKGVFPRMLVWWFQHLEGTMEYQGKVLDRYHVWHPEDHVHVSYEKTNESGKIGPGAVLRIVEYLGRQKRYLVNVISPIEKLDETGFIHNPKLYGILPIARMEYQFQETKDGTLYENCLIVGWKGISFRILRPVFEFLFFDRKHGQYWIKHNIEEVGQFQNFLPELFRSQNESLR
- a CDS encoding TetR/AcrR family transcriptional regulator, which gives rise to MKLTLKMLQSEFAAYQNPQSEKEKEIVDAAEEIFAELGFSGATTAELAKKAGTTERTLFKYFPTKFDLYKRVLAGLLLSTILPNHMSDLKDRIQSQNPNFKEWYISILKARFESVAKEPQKLKLLLGAILFSKDFSEIFGQLWKTNLYDTSIEAYQNFQLKGEIKKDLDLNQIVRVSFSLGASFIITKFILAPKFPIDVDREIESIFSIFYEGISNRKEQK
- a CDS encoding glutathione S-transferase family protein — its product is MKVYGDHQSGNCYKIQLLTSFLNIPYEWVDLNIKKGETQTEAFLQLNPNGKIPIFVLDDARVISESNAILHFLAEGSHLLPKDPFLKAKVLEWQFFEQYSHEPYIAVARYIQHYLGIPEERRLEYESKQVGGHKALKVMELQLQKTPFLVGDIFTIADISLFAYTHVAHQGGFDLTSYPNIRMWIKRIQSMDSFQPMKLN
- the rpmH gene encoding 50S ribosomal protein L34 — protein: MKRTFQPSKIKRVRTHGFRARMATPGGRNVIANRRRKGRAKLTVSDEKIGRKF
- the mnmE gene encoding tRNA uridine-5-carboxymethylaminomethyl(34) synthesis GTPase MnmE: MIDTIAALSTAQGPGAIGILRVSGSLVLPISLSVLEKNGTALTETFLQNQKRTAIFCDFVENGNPLDQIVFFYFPAPNSYTGEDLAEFHLHGNPILLKRALHVLFDKGARPASKGEFTKRAYLNGKINLSGAEAISRLIEARSKYELELAQKNVFGEITKLSSKIRSDLISLKAECEAEIDFSTEDLTFESLEQRKNRMVDLKNLCSKLIKNSERAESLILQSTVVLFGEPNTGKSSLMNLLIGKDRSIISDVPGTTRDYIAEELSLDGIPIRLVDTAGIRETTDNIEKMGIERSKREADSANVKLLLIDTSVPFEINSFLNKHKDRLFESILVANKVDAKHPTWNLKNLENIQKEYNLTISEISCKTKQGISELLNLLKLKLTSQENTEDLVLLEDRQRYHIQKIESCLSESIQLIENNAPAEIYIQEINVALLEIGQVNGVVENEEILGRIFSKFCVGK
- the yidD gene encoding membrane protein insertion efficiency factor YidD; translation: MNRLFLFLIFLYKKLLSPLLPPSCRFTPSCSEYAKQAFETYPWYKAFVLSIIRISKCHPYHEGGHDPLPKSYNKS
- a CDS encoding MltA domain-containing protein — protein: MKRFLICLFSLYLVPFLWTLPARPTKPNHKILDKKSESIALQVAIQESIQYLQKLPMDTKFLIQGETITLNDILFPLREIQKQIQGNKHLDLLKEIRKQFKEVELKPNSEPPLITGYYEVRIQGRSKPSGNYLYPALVPPKQNSKATHSKFYPREYWKEESHWKTVSRPIVYLTLTDLHLAQLEGSALVQTETKEIFRINYASDNGFDYLSPAVHLTGVCPSLKPYELKFCMETNPKEVSEAIWKNPRYIFFEKENLPNKQLSDLMIGPLGSGGIRLVPERSVAMDKQIPLGFPVLISFKSIQQTYNDHLVFVHDRGNAIQGEGRVDFYLGNETGIDKIANHLLTKGKVILFVPKKEK